GAAATATCTGCTGATGAAGGAGCAGCAGCTCCATTGGTTTGGACAGTCTCTTCCGACTTCATCCAATCAGGCGCACCCTGCTTGTCGAATACTTCTTTTAAGGAAGGGTCAACAGAGGATGGGTCGTTTTGATACTTTTCATATTGCTCTTCAATATACCCCATGTTGGGGCCATGAAAGCTTTCCCAAAATCTTTCTTCGTTGGAGCCTTGATTAGACACGTGTAATACCCCCAAGTAGTTGTTGACTATTGTTGAATCGTAAACGTTTGCAAAACCCATTACCTATTATAGAATTGTATAGACTACATATTCAACATTTTACACTTATTTTTTGAAGCTTAACAACATTTCTATTATAACAAGAAAGACGCACCAGTTGGTACGTCTTTTTCTCATTTCCACGAAAGTTGTATGAATTTGTCACTCTTCATCTTCAAGTACACGATAAGCGCGTTCAAAAAGCTTCATCTGGCTGTTGATCCGTTCTTCGCCCTTCTTGGGCTCCACGTACCGGTAAGTTCCATCATTTTTTTGTTCCCTGGCCTTTACGTTGTCACGCAGCATCAAAGATAAAATCTTGTTTAAACGCCGCTTGACCGCTGGTTCATAAACCGGAAACAAAAGTTCTACTCTCTTCGCCATATTACGCGTCATCATATCTGCAGAGGACAAAAACATTCGTTCATCTCCATTGTGATGAAAGAAAAAGATTCGGCTGTGTTCTAAGAAACGACCGACTATACTGATCACCCGGATGTTATCACTTACTCCTTTTATCCCAGGACGGAGACAGCAGATCCCTCTAATGATCAAGTCGATCTGCACACCTGCCTGGGATGCCTCATAAAGCTTCATAATTAAAGCCTTATCGGTTAAGGAATTCATTTTAGCGATAATCCTGCCATTCTCGTGCTGCTTTTGGAAACGTATTTCATTGTTAATGTACCGGATAAAATCATTACGGATATCGAAAGGCGCCATCGATACATGATGATAGCGTGGTTTTTCAGTATAACCGCTGAGATAATTAAAGAAATCTGTCGCGTCGATTCCAAACTTCCGTTTAGACGTAATTAAGCCCATATCTGTATAAAGCGTAGCCGTTTGATCATTATAATTCCCTGTACCAAGATGAACGAAACGTTCAATTTTTTCATTGAGCTTACGGACAACTAACGTTATTTTACTGTGGGTTTTTAAATAAGTCATCCCATAAATGACATGACATCCAGCCATCTCAAGCTCTTTAGCCCATTGCACATTGTTTTCTTCATCAAAGCGTGCTTTCAGCTCTACTAGCACAGTTACTTGTTTTCCGTTTTCGGCAGCCCGTTTTAAAGCTTCAATAATGGGGGAATCCCCGCTTACACGATAAAGCGTCTGCTTAATGGCAAGGACATACGGATCGTCCGCAGCTTCTGAAACAAAGTCCACCACAGGTTCGAAAGATTCAAAAGGATGGTGCAGGAAGATATCCCTGCTGCCTGCAGCTTCAAATATATCATCTTCCCCTTCCAAATCACGTGGAGGCTGGGGCATCAGCGTTTCATAAACGAGGTGATCCTTATATTGGGAGAGTGTCTTATGAAATTTAAACAGGAAGGTTAAGTCGAGCGGGCCGTTGGTAATGTACAAATCATCTTTATGAATTTCCAGAACTTTGAGCAGAAAACGGACGACTTTTTCATCATACTTTCCTTCCCGGACCTCCAGCCTGACTGCAGCTCCCCATTTGCGTTTTTTTAATTCCTTTTCAATTTCCTTTAATAAATCCCTGGCACCTTCTTCATGGATCGTCATATCAGCATTCCGTGTAATGCGGAATTCCGTAATGGACTGTACAATATATCCTTTGAACAACTTATGGATGAAATGGCTGATAATCTCTTCCAGCAAAATAAACTGATGTTTCGATTCATGATCAATTTGAACAAACCGATTTAGAACTGCCGGCACTTGTACAATAGCGGTTTTAGTAACCCTGTCATCCATTTCAAAGGCATCCTGTAAAACTACAGCCAGGTTGATGGATTTATTCAACAGCATAGGAAAAGGCCGATAAGCATCGACAGCCATCGGTGTGAGAACTGGAAAGATTTCTTCATCAAAATACGTCTCCATCCGGTTGATTTCTTCCTTAGTTAAATCTTCCAGGGAAAGCAGCGTTATGTCTTCATTTTCTAACTCAGGCTTCATCTCCTGGAAAGCATCATATTGCTGGGCCACTAATTCATGGTTAATGGAAGCAATTCTTGCCAGCTGCTGCTTCGGCGTCAACCCTGCTTTATTCTCGGGTTTATTAAATCCAGCCTTCACCTGGTCCTTCAGCCCGGCCACTCTGACCATAAAAAATTCATCTAAGTTCGAGGAAAAAATTGCAAGAAATTTAAGTCTTTCAAGCAAAGGGTTGTCCTTATCCTGAGCTTCTTGAAGAACTCGCTCATTAAAGGCGAGCCAGCTTAGTTCGCGATTATTATAATAGAGCGGATTGTCTAATTCTTTTGTCTTTTCTTCAGAAACCATATTATACCTACACACCCTTTACGATTGTTGTCTCATTTAAAGATTAATTGACGAATTTAAGCGTCATATTAATTTTTTGTAAAGAACTAGTAAACATTTTGTGAAGGTAACACTTACACCATCTCGGCTTCTTGCTCTACAAAGGAAAGCTCAATCGACCTTTTTAATGCTTTTTCCAAATGTTTCTTCTGCTTTTCTGACTGGTACTCCTCCGGCATCCAGTCCCCGGTGCAGTAAACAGTGATGTGAAGCTCGCCATCATGACTGGCTACATAGAGATCTTGAACCGTCTGCCGTCTCGTACTGTCCAGGCTGTAGCAAAATTTAAGGAGCGCACCAAGCAGCCGGAGCTTCTTCCGTTCAGACTTCAGAAACCATTTCTTATAAGGGTTTAAAAACTGCTTGAAAATGGTTTTATTCTTGAATGAAGCAAGCAGAGCAAGGCGCAGTCTCTCAATATGCATCAGCCCGTCAATGGTCCGGTTTGCGAGCAAATAAAAAGTATGCTGGGAGCTCGATTCGTTATCAATATATTCCCCCAGATTAAATACATAACTCGCCCTTTTCACTTCTGTCCAATCTTCTTTAGTTAATGAACCGATTCCTTTTTCGTGGAGTTGGTGAAAAAGCTCATAAGCTAAATGCTGTACGTGATGAATTTGGGCGATATTAAGTTCAAAATCATTAATTAATTCCTGAATACTTTCTTCCAGGACATTTGGAAAAACCGATGTTCCCATATCCCGGGTCAGCTGCTCAAAGAAAACCCCGTCCCTTAAACCCTTACGGCTGAGAATAAAGCCGGCAGCCTGGACAGTGTCGTAAAGAGAATGAAAAACTTCAGTAGCAGGAAGGATAATGTCCGCCCGGTCTTTTGATAACCCCTCCACCTTCTGCAATTTTTTCATCGGAAGCGTGAAAAGATAATTTTTCACAAAAGAAAGGTCACTATCCTTCATTTTGTATTGGTGAAGACCTGCCAGCGGGTATTCCTTTAAATTTTGATCGATTTGAACAAGATTTCGAGCACCGCCGCCGATTCCTATTAAGGGAACTTTTCTGTCCCTTAACCAAGGCAAAGAATGAAACTCCTCCAATAGATAATGACGCAGCTCTGAAAATTCTGCCTCTGTAGGAAGATCTCGTTTAAAGAAATCCTGCTTCAACGTCAATGCTCCGAACGGAAAGCTGTGAGACTCAATCAGCTTACGATTTTTAAAATATGTAACTTCAGTACTTCCCCCGCCGATATCTACAGTAATACCCTCTGATATAGGCGTGGAATTTACTACGGCTAAGTAACCATAGAAGGCTTCTTCATGTTCGGAAAGAATCCGCATATGAAAGTCTGTCTCATTTGTCACTCTGTGCAGAATCTCAGTCTGGTTTGTGGCCTGACGAATCGTTGCAGTAGCTACACAAACCATTTCCTCCAGCTCATAAGAACTCGTAACTTCCTCGAAACTGTTCAAGGTTGTAATCAGCTTTTGAATCCCCTGATCCGATAAAGTCCCGTTAGAAAGCAGGTAATTTCTTAACCGGGCGACAGCTTTAACGTTTTCAATTTCACGCAGCCGTCCCCCTTTATCCCGTAAATAAATTACAAGTCGCATTGTATTAGAGCCGACATCAATAATTGCGTAGTACTTCCTTGACATTGTCCCCACCTACTTTTAATAATTTGGGGCAATTATAACATAATAGCCTTTCCGTGAAGGCAGGAAATCACGGAAAGGCTATCGTTAATAAAGTTATCGATTCAGCAGGCTTCCTACATATTTCAAGAGTTCATTTGCAGAGCTGGAATTATATCCGTGCTCATCGACTAAAGTAGCAACCACCTCGTTAATCTTCTTCAACTGCTGTTCATCCGGAGTTTTCGTAGAAGTTGTAATTTTTACTACATCCTTCAGGTCAGCAAACAGCTTTTTCTGGATGGCCTCTCGTAAACGTTCGTGAGACTGGTAATCAAATTTCTTCCCTTTACGGGCGTATGCTGAGATCCGAATCAAAATTTCTTCCCGGAACGCTTTTTTAGCATTTTCAGATACACCGATTTGTTCCTCAATCGAACGCATTAACCGTTCATCCGGATTAAGCTCTTCACCTGTGAGAGGGTCACGAAGCTTCGCTTTGTTGCAATAGGCTTCCACATTATCTAAATAGTTATCCATCAATGTCACTGCTGACTCTTCATAAGAATAGACAAATGCTTTCTGAACTTCCTTCTTGGCGATCTCATCATATTCTTTTCTTGCCAACGAAATGAATTCCAGATATCTTTCTTTATCATCACTCGATATAGAAGCATGACTGTCTAAACCGTCTTTAAGCGAACGAAGTACGTCCAGCGCGTTGATCGATGTCATTTCCTTCTTAATAATCGTGGAAGAAATCCGGTTGATCACGTAACGTGGATCAATGCCGCTCATTCCTTCATCCGAAAATTCTTTTTTCAGCTCCTCGACGTCTACATCACTAAAACCTTCCAATATTTCTCCATCATAAAGTCTCAGTTTTTTCAAAATATCGACCGAAGCTTTTTTAGATTCTTTTAATCTTGTCAATATGGAGAACATAGCGGCAACTTTCAGCGTATGAGGCGCAATGTGTACATCCCGGATGTCACTTTCACGGATCATTTTTTCATAAATCTTTTCTTCCTGGCTGTACTTAAGGTTATATGGAACAGGCATAACAATCATACGCGAATGAAGCGCCTCGTTTTTCTTGTTAGCAATGAACGACCGGTATTCCGCCTCGTTCGTATGAGCAACGATGAGTTCATCAGCTGAAATCAAAGCAAAACGTCCGGCCTTAAAGTTGCCCTCCTGAGTAAGACTCAGTAAATGCCATAAAAACTTCTCATCACACTTCAGCATTTCTTGAAATTCCATCATCCCTCGGTTGGCTTTATTTAATTCTCCGTCAAAGCGGTAAGCCCGTGGGTCTGACTCAGAGCCGTACTGGGCAATCGTGGAAAAGTCAATAGACCCTGTCAAGTCAGCAATATCCTGTGATTTAGGATCAGATGGACTGAATGTCCCAATGCCTGTACGTTTATCCTCAGAAAAGAAAATACGTTCAACTAGAACATCTTCGATTCGTCCGCCAAATTCTTTCTCAAGCCTCATCGTATTGAGTGGGGACAAGCTTCCTTCAATGCGAATGCCATATTCCTGTGCAAATTCTTCCCTTAAATGATGCGGTATTAAATGTAATGGATCTTCGTGCATCGGACAGCCTTTTATAGCAAACACAGCACCTTCATCCGTATGAGAATACTTCTCCAGTCCTCTCTTTAATAAGTTGACGAGCGTTGATTTCCCGCCACTGACTGGTCCCATGAGTAATAGAATCCGCTTCCTGACATCAAGCCTTCTTGCTGCCGGATGAAAATATTCTTCCACCAGTTTTTCCATTGCCGTATCCAAACCATAGATATCCTCATCAAAAAACTTATAGCGCTTATGGTCATGTTCTTCAACAACGCCCGCGTTTTTAATCATATTATAAACACGGGAATGTGCAGACTGGGCTAAATAAGGACGTTCTTTCAACATACCTAAATATTCAGCAAAAGTGCCTTCCCATTTTAATTCTTCTTCCTGCTCCCGGTGGTCTTGTATCTTCTTTAAAATATCCACTTAGCGACCTCCCCCGTCATAACAGACGAAATTTAATACATTCTATGCACTCTCATAACAATTCATGTGCAGTTTATAGAATGAAGAAGGCGTCTTAAAGGGAATGAGCAAATGTTCAAGCCTGTCCACGACTGTGTTTTTTCCAACGTATAATAGGAACAAAAATAAAATAAGTGACTGATCAAATGGATCAGTCACTATCGTCTTCCAATTCACTGTCATGCTTATACCGATTCAATTGGGCAATTGCCAAAACTAAGAAAATAGCAAATAAAAGTAGATTAAGCCAGCGCAAATCTTCAAACACAAAGGCCAGGACTGCCCAAATAACTGCGCTGAGGAAGAAAAGAATACAAGACAATAGCGTTTGGTTCATTGGACTCGCCTCCTCTTCTCAGTTTACACTACTTGCATAATTGACGTCTTCTGCTTGTGCTGTTAATAACTGGATTATTAATGATTCTATCACCTTTTGACACTCCCTTTCACCCTTGATAGAATGAATTCTGTATATTTTAACTAGGTAAAGGAATACATTTCGGAAAGAAGGTCAACATGATGGAAACATGGTATTATGTCGATTCCGGATACTGCACACCTGCAGTGAACATGGCGCTCGATGAAGCGCTTATGAACTGGCACCGCGATAAAAAAATCCCTCCAGTTCTGCGTTTTTACGGATGGGATCCGGCAGGTCTTTCAGTTGGATACTTCCAAAAAGTCGAAGGCAGAATTGACCTTGACGGGATTAGACGTCACGGATTTGAACTCGTGCGCCGGCAAACCGGAGGACGTGCTGTTTTACATGATAAGGAACTAACATACAGCGTCATTGTCTCAGAAGATCACCCGGAAATGCCTCCTTCAGTGAAAGATGCGTATCTGGTTATCTCTAAAGGCCTCTTAGAAGGGTTTAGAAACCTTGGTATTCACGCTGATTTTGCTGTTCCGGAAGGAAAGCTGGGTACTACTGGGTCTGCCGTATGTTTTGAGGAACCCTCCTGGTATGAGCTGATTGTGGACGGAAAGAAAGCAGCCGGCAGTGCCCAAACTAGAAAAAGAGGCATCATACTCCAGCACGGGTCCATTCCTATTGATGTTGATGATGAAAAACTATTCGATATGTTTATTTATAAAAATGATCGGGTAAAAGAACGCGCAAAGCGCGCTTTTAGTGATAAAGCTGTCGCAATCAACACAATCCTTGATGGTGAAGTTTCTTTTGAAGATACGAAAACCGCTTTTGAACAAGGTTTTAAAAAAGGCTTAGGAATCAATTTCGAACCCTTTAACTTAACTAGTGACCAGTGGGATGAGGTTTATAAGATCGCTGAAACACGTTACAATAATGATGATTGGAACTACGCACGCTAATAAAGGAGTGGACGTTAGTATATGTCTAAAAAGAATGAATACATAAGGAAGCCTGAGTGGCTCAAAATTAAAATCAACACGAATAAATCTTACACAGGCTTAAAGAAGCTTATGCGTGATAAAAAGCTCAACACCGTTTGTGAAGAGGCAAGGTGCCCTAATATCCACGAATGCTGGAGTGAAAGAAAAACAGCAACCTTTATGATTCTCGGGGATACGTGTACACGTGGATGCCGCTTCTGTGCCGTCAAAACCGGTCTTCCTAATGAACTGGACCTCGGCGAGCCGGAACGTGTAGCGGAATCCGTTGAAATTATGGGACTGAAGCACGTAGTCGTTACCGCTGTTGCCCGTGATGATTTAAATGATGGAGGGGCTGCCGTGTTTGCTGATACAGTCCGGGCTATCCGCCGCCGTGTACCTGGATGTACCGTAGAGATTCTTCCATCTGACATGAAAGGAGACTACGATAGTCTTCATACTCTAATGGGTGGGGAACCGGACATTTTCAACCACAATATCGAAACTGTCAGACGCTTGACGAAGCGTGTACGTGCCCGCGCTATGTATGACCGTTCCTTAGAGCTGCTGCGCCGGGTCAAGGAGATTCGCCCGAATACGCCTACTAAATCCAGCTTGATGGTAGGTCTTGGAGAAGAAAAAGAAGAAATTCTTCAAGCGATGGATGATCTCTTAGCTCACAATGTTGATATCATGACCATCGGCCAATACCTTCAGCCTACGAAAAAGCATTTAAATGTAGAACGCTACTACCATCCTGATGAATTCGAGGACCTAAAACAGATCGCGATGGAAAAAGGTTTTAAACATTGTGAAGCCGGCCCTATGGTTCGCTCCTCCTACCATGCCGATGAACAAGTAAACGAAACTTCCGCACAGCGCCGCATTAAATATATGCAAGGGTATGAATCCCAGGGAGAAGTTCTTGATAAAACAAACTTCTAACAAAGCAGCTTAGAGGATGTCCAAATTGGGCATCCTTTTTATCATCCATGGCTTTTGGAGCTATGGTATAATGTAGGCAAAGCTTGTCTGCATACCCTTAAATTTCCAATAAATAATTACCTAGAGAGGAGTGAGTACGCCGGTGAAAGTGCATGTTATACCACTGATTCTTTTCTTTCCATTATGTTTCCTATCGGCTTGCGGAACTTCTGGTTCGTTTACGAACGTCACGCCAGACGAAGAAGCAGAGCTTCGTTTACATATGAAAGACGGCCAGAAAGAAATTGAAGAAAAGGTTCCTGACTACAAAGAAGCAAAACCCTTTGATGAGATAGAATCCGATTCCTTAATAAAGGAAACAGAAGATGTACCTACTGAAGAGGAAATCATTACAGAAGAAGATGAAGAGAGCAGTCCTGCTGCTGATACAGAAGAGACGGGCAGCGGTCAGGGAGAAGCGGACAGCTGGAGCTCGTCAGGAAATTCCTCGAGCGATAGTTATTCACCCCCTGCCCATCATAATGGGGGTTCTCAATCAAGTCCTCCCGCTGAAAACGATGACTCTGACAGCTCACAGCCTTCAGAAGAACCTGATGACCAAACAGGCGTCGGTGATGAAAATGACCAGGATAACGACCAGGGGAATCAGGATGATGGATCAAATAACGGTGGAGACACCTCGAACCCAGAACCAGAGCCAGAACCTCAACCTGAACCAGAGCCGGAACCGACTCCGGACCCTGAGCCGGTAAACCCTGATCCCTTACCAGCACCTGAATCTCTTCCATTACCGGACTCTATGTAAAAAGTCGCCTTGTTCAGGCGACTTTTTTCTTACCAAAAATATCCAGGGTACCCGAAACCACCGTAAGGATATCCAAATCCTCCGTAACCAAATCCACCATACCCATAGATCGGTGGTCTGGCAATCGCACTGCCTAAGAATCCGCCTAAAAACCCTCCAACAAATGGAAGCCCAAAGAAGCGGCTGTCTTCTCCTTCGTAACCTGGTCCGTGGAATTGTCGTTCTTCATCTACATAATAAAAATCCTGATGGTAAGGATATTGGTATTGAAATTGATCCATTCTCTTCCCCCATTTCAATTCCTGGTTATTCACCTACTCTTCACCATATGTCTTTCACCTATTTTTCGTATAGGCGGATGGCTAGAGAAGTGGAATATTTCTTGAACTGGAAGCATTTTCTTCCGGCTGGAATTCACATGAATGACAATTTGAGGTATAATAACAAGCAGAAACGCTTGTCTGTATTGATTACAAAGGAGGCAGCCAGCATGAAGCTTACGATTATCATTCTCGTCTGTGTAACCTACCTCGTTTCCATCTTTGCTGCGGGTTACGATGAGAAAGCAGGATCACCAAAAAAATAAATACTTAAAAAATCGCACCCTGAGCCGGGTGCGATTTTTCTATGGGAACCACTCGTTTCTTTAAGCTGGACCAGGGTTGACCATTTTAACGAGAAAATCAAAAAGTGAGGGGATCAATTGGAAGAATGGTATGGACCTATTATCCTTGTGATCGTCATTTTCGTAGTAGTTTATATAATTAGTGGTTTTCGCTTAGGATTATCTACAGGATTAGGCGCTTTCACAGGAGGAATTGTGATTTACTTTACGTTAAGACTCAATAATAGTTCTTCCCGCCGCAGGAATTAAATCCTGTCCCTCTATCTTCCTGTTCCTATTAGAAAAACACCTCCAAAAATCGATCATGGATTTTGGAGGTGTCTTCTTTGCTGACCCATTTTACCTTCCTCAAAAGGTCATTTTATTAAATTCGGAAACCCCTGCTGTTTCAATACTTCAAAAATAATGATAGAAGCCGTATTAGAAAGGTTCAAAGAACGTACCTTTTCTGTCATCGGAATCCGCAGACAACGGTCTTCAAGACCGGCCAGCAGTTCGCGGGGAATGCCATTGCTTTCCCTTCCAAACACAAAAAGAAGGTCCTTGTCAGTCTTATTAAAATCAAAATCGGCATAGGACCGCGTGCCGAAATTCTCCAGATAAAAATACTCTCCGTGAGGAAACGTTTTATATAGATCTTCTATGGAATCATAATAATGAATGGTCACTTCCTGCCAATAGTCAAGACCGGCGCGGCGGACCATCTTATCATCTGTGGAAAAACCTAAGGGCCGTATTAAGTGAAGACTTGTGTCTGTAGCAAGACAGGTTCTCGCTATGTTCCCCGTATTGGCTGGAATTTCAGGTTGAAACAGTACGATATGATTCGGCATTCAAGTTCACCTCTATAAAAATACATAGTCAACTTGACTATTATATCATACCTTCTAACCATCAATATGAAAAAATTTATATTGAATGTCAGGTGTGTAGGCTGTTGAATCTAAATAGCTCCAATAGCGGTGTCTGCTGTTAGTCGTATGGGCGTTGACAAGCGGCATGCCCTGCGTATCTTTATGGACTACAATCGTGTTATGGTCAAAACGTCCATTGCCTTGAAAGTCGTAACAAATCACATCGCCAAGCGAAAGCTGCTCAGGACTGGAAACTTCCGTCGCCGTCAAACCTTGTCTGGAGCCGCTTAAGTACCAGCGGAGCGCATTAGCAACCGCCCAGCTGTAGCTCCAGCTGCTGCCACTGTACCACCAGCCTTTACTTCGGTTTGACATCCCCCACATTGGAGCTCCGCCAGCACGCAGACACTGTGAAATATAATTGGTACAATCCACTTCAAAATGATGGTAAGAAGGATTATAGCTGTCCCACCAGCGTTCAGCATAGCGGACAGCTTCCCTGCGATTATATTTAAAGCGGACACGCTGACTTGTTTCTTTATCGACAAAGCTGGTTTCCTTGACGTTCATTTCCGTTGAAGGTTCCTCTGTTTTAATCATTTGACTGGCGAGCTTGTCTTTTTCAAAGACGGCCTTGCCATGGTAGATCCCTTCTTCCAAAAAATAATGACGCTGATCTTTAATTAATAAGGATAAGGTAAGCATGTACTGAAGCTCGGATGTTTGATCATAGCGAAATCTGTGGTAAGGCTTTATATGAAAGGTAGAACGCTCAAGCATTTGGCCGCGCTCTTTGAATCCCTCTATTTTTTTTGTTAGCCATTTTTCTTCAGATTGGGTTTCCAGCTGATCGATGATTTTTTCCCAGTACAATTGCAGCTTCCTAGTCGTTGTTTCCATAGCTCATCCCCCCTACCCCATCTTATGATGTAAGAAAGGAATCCATACAAAAAAACCATCCTTCTCCTCTGAGTAAGGATGGTTTATTGCTTTGCATCTACAACGACATGATCCGTTTCAAAGGTTAACAACTGTTGTTTCTTCTCCAAACCGCCTGCATAGCCGACAAGCTTTCCGTTACTGCCAATAATTCGGTGACAGGGAACAATAATGGAGAATGGGTTCTGGTTAACCGCTCCTCCAACTGCCCTGACGGCTTTTGGAGTTGAAAGCGCCTCTGCTATATCTTTATAAGAACGCGTTTCCCCGAAAGGAACGCTGTGAAGGAGCGTTCTCCAAACTCTTCTTTGGAAATCCGTTCCATAGCAGTTCAGCGGAACCGTAAACTCCGTTCTCTTACCTTGAAAATATTCATCAATCTCTTTTCGTGTCTGCTCCACATACCGTTGTTCAGGATCATATACGAGTTCGCCATTAAGGAAATGTTTCTTTTTCCAAGCCTGAATGGCAGCCATCCGCTCATCATAATCTCCATAATCGATCCGGCAGACTCCTTCATCATTTGCAAGTACCGTCATCGTCCCTATAGGGGTATCAAATGAGTTGTAGTACAAAAAAGAACGGTGGTTCATACGTTAACCCCTTCTTTAACATTTTTTTCTATTATACAAAAGTCCCTTCTCTATGAAAAGGTACAAATGGTCAAATTTTCTGAAATTCTAGTCCTTTTTTCATTTCATAGACCACCTGTTCGTCCTTCTCAAGTTCCATAGCTTTTTCAATCTCTTCAAAGCACTCTGCTGTCCCTATTTTTCCTAATCCCCAGGCAGCTGTTCCTCGTATAACCGGTCGTGGATCCTCGTTCATCAGCCTGATTAGTTCAGGTACAGATGATTGCTCTTTATAGTGGGCGAGCGCGATAATCGCATTCCGCTGAATTGGCTTTTTCCCTCTCCAGGAACCGGACATAG
This Halobacillus salinarum DNA region includes the following protein-coding sequences:
- a CDS encoding amidase domain-containing protein, producing the protein METTTRKLQLYWEKIIDQLETQSEEKWLTKKIEGFKERGQMLERSTFHIKPYHRFRYDQTSELQYMLTLSLLIKDQRHYFLEEGIYHGKAVFEKDKLASQMIKTEEPSTEMNVKETSFVDKETSQRVRFKYNRREAVRYAERWWDSYNPSYHHFEVDCTNYISQCLRAGGAPMWGMSNRSKGWWYSGSSWSYSWAVANALRWYLSGSRQGLTATEVSSPEQLSLGDVICYDFQGNGRFDHNTIVVHKDTQGMPLVNAHTTNSRHRYWSYLDSTAYTPDIQYKFFHIDG
- a CDS encoding methylated-DNA--[protein]-cysteine S-methyltransferase → MNHRSFLYYNSFDTPIGTMTVLANDEGVCRIDYGDYDERMAAIQAWKKKHFLNGELVYDPEQRYVEQTRKEIDEYFQGKRTEFTVPLNCYGTDFQRRVWRTLLHSVPFGETRSYKDIAEALSTPKAVRAVGGAVNQNPFSIIVPCHRIIGSNGKLVGYAGGLEKKQQLLTFETDHVVVDAKQ